The region TGCGGACGGGGCTCTGTGCCGCGACCGCCGCAACGGCCGTGACGGCCTAGCTGTGCTGCCGGGTCTTTTCGTTGCGCCGTAACCGCCGCAGCGGGAAAATGGCCGCAGAGCCCCTACTCGACGAGGAGAGCAGCCGCCATGAGCGAAGCGAAGAAGCCAGCCACCGACGAATCATCCGGAGTCTTCACCGCCGAGGAGAAGGCGGCGATGAAGGAGCGGGCGAACGAGGTCAAGGCCGAGAAAAAACGCGGCAAGGGTAAAGAGAGCGACGAACAGGCCGTGCTCGCGAAGATCGCCGAGCTGACCGAGCCCGACCGATCACTCGCCGCGCGACTGCACGAGATCATCCTCGAGGCGGCCCCCGACCTCGCGCCGAAGACCTGGTACGGCATGCCCGGGTACGCCAAAGACGGCAAGGTGCTCGTGTTCTTCCAAGGGGCCGACAAGTTCAAGACGCGGTACGCGACCCTCGGTTTCAACGACAGCGCGAAACTCGACGACGGCAGCATGTGGCCGAACGCCTACGCGCTCACCGAGCTGACCGCCGCGGACGAGGCGACGATCGCCGAGCTGGTCAAGAAGGCCGTGCGCTAGGAATACCGAGGCCATTTCGGGCGTTGTCGCGAGCATGACAACGCCTCCCACGATCGGAATCCTCGGCGCCGGCAAGGTCGGTACCATTCTCGCCCGCCTCGCCCTGCTCGCCGGTTACCGGGTTCTGATCGCTGGGTCAGGCAAGCCGCAGCGGATCAGTCTCATCGTCGATGTGCTCGCTCCGGGGGCGAAGGCCGTGACCGGGGAAGAGGTGGCGCTGCACTCCGACGTCGTGATTCTGGCGCTGCCGCTCGGCAAGCTGGA is a window of Conyzicola nivalis DNA encoding:
- a CDS encoding iron chaperone: MSEAKKPATDESSGVFTAEEKAAMKERANEVKAEKKRGKGKESDEQAVLAKIAELTEPDRSLAARLHEIILEAAPDLAPKTWYGMPGYAKDGKVLVFFQGADKFKTRYATLGFNDSAKLDDGSMWPNAYALTELTAADEATIAELVKKAVR